A genome region from Ursus arctos isolate Adak ecotype North America unplaced genomic scaffold, UrsArc2.0 scaffold_18, whole genome shotgun sequence includes the following:
- the SPACA9 gene encoding sperm acrosome-associated protein 9 isoform X1: protein MNEAKESLRNIEQKYKLFQQQQFTFIAALEHCRENAHDKIRPISSIGQVQSYTEHYCNNSTDRRTLLLFLDICAELSKLCQHFEALHSGTPVTNNLLERCKSLVSQSNDLSSLRAKYPHDVVNHLSCDEARNHYGGVVSLIPIVLDLMKEWIAHSEKLPRKALQHVSEPPARQEATGAAACPPWAKGAQPRLRKHQCRRLTKDSPKPRGNDTGCSKPPWRPPGGKL from the exons ATGAATGAGGCGAAGGAGTCTCTTCGAAACATCGAGCAGAAATACAAGCTCTTCCAACAACAACAGTTCACCTTCATCGCCGCTCTGGAGCACTGCCGGGAGAACGCCCACGACAAGATCCGGCCCATCTCCAGCATCGGACAG GTGCAGAGCTACACGGAGCACTACTGCAACAACTCCACCGACCGGCGCACCCTGCTCCTGTTCCTGGACATCTGCGCGGAGCTGAGCAAGCTGTGTCAGCACTTCGAAGCCCTGCACTCCGGCACGCCGGTCACCAACAACCTGCTTGAGAGATGCAAATCCCTGGTTAGCCAAAGCAACGACCTCAGCAGCCTCCGAGCAAA GTACCCTCACGACGTGGTGAACCACCTCAGCTGTGACGAGGCCAGGAACCACTACGGAGGCGTGGTCAGCCTCATCCCCATCGTCCTGGACCTGATGAAAGAATGGATCGCCCACTCGGAGAAGCTGCCCCGCAAAGCCCTGCAGCATGTGAGTGAGCCCCCCGCACGCCAGGAAGCCACCGGGGCGGCCGCTTGTCCTCCCTGGGCCAAGGGCGCCCAGCCTCGGTTAAGAAAGCACCAATGTAGGCGGCTTACCAAAGACAGCCCCAAACCTAGGGGGAATGACACAGGCTGCTCCAAACCTCCCTGGAGACCACCTGGCGGGAAACTGTAA
- the SPACA9 gene encoding sperm acrosome-associated protein 9 isoform X2 has product MNEAKESLRNIEQKYKLFQQQQFTFIAALEHCRENAHDKIRPISSIGQVQSYTEHYCNNSTDRRTLLLFLDICAELSKLCQHFEALHSGTPVTNNLLERCKSLVSQSNDLSSLRAKYPHDVVNHLSCDEARNHYGGVVSLIPIVLDLMKEWIAHSEKLPRKALQHGAT; this is encoded by the exons ATGAATGAGGCGAAGGAGTCTCTTCGAAACATCGAGCAGAAATACAAGCTCTTCCAACAACAACAGTTCACCTTCATCGCCGCTCTGGAGCACTGCCGGGAGAACGCCCACGACAAGATCCGGCCCATCTCCAGCATCGGACAG GTGCAGAGCTACACGGAGCACTACTGCAACAACTCCACCGACCGGCGCACCCTGCTCCTGTTCCTGGACATCTGCGCGGAGCTGAGCAAGCTGTGTCAGCACTTCGAAGCCCTGCACTCCGGCACGCCGGTCACCAACAACCTGCTTGAGAGATGCAAATCCCTGGTTAGCCAAAGCAACGACCTCAGCAGCCTCCGAGCAAA GTACCCTCACGACGTGGTGAACCACCTCAGCTGTGACGAGGCCAGGAACCACTACGGAGGCGTGGTCAGCCTCATCCCCATCGTCCTGGACCTGATGAAAGAATGGATCGCCCACTCGGAGAAGCTGCCCCGCAAAGCCCTGCAGCAT GGGGCGACTTAG